The genomic window CAATAACCAGATATAACAACTTTAGTGAAATAATTTACATTCCATTTATAAGAGTATGTGTCATGTAGAAGTCTTGCCAATGACATGAAGCAATGCTGACAGCTTCGTCTTCCTTCGATGAATAATATGTGTTTATTTGAGCTGCAACTGCAAGATCCTATAATATTTTGAGCtgcaattataatttatattgtcATATTGAAAAGGGTGAGCACAATCATGATGTAAgtattcaaaaatcaaaacagTCCCACAAAATCTACCATCCGAAATTATGTGTCTGAACTGAATCTTGAAGTTGAAACTAGCACAATTATATGTATTGTTGCCAACAATACCAAACATGATAAAATCATTAAGTTTTTGTTTCTGCTTTACAATTTCTCAAATTAACCACAGAATCTCACTATGCTTGACATACATAAACAAAAGTAATAATGAGTGCATTCTCCATCCAAGGCATAATGAGTTATACCACTctaaaattaacaatttaaaaaaaaaatgataaaaaaatacacaacaaATAAGCATATAGCTTAGTTCATTGTAATTGTAATATTGTATATTTCACAGAATTTAAGATAACTAGATAAGCTAGCTAGTTAAGCAGTGTAAGTGTGTATGTAAAGTAAACCGATTTAAAATAAGATTTCCATCCAGCACTTTGTTTCACAAGATTTAActtctcttttttgttttccttattCATTTCTTCCCCAAACAATGACCTCACTCCATAAACTAGAAATGTATAACATCTACACAAAGTCCTTTTGTTGAGCATCAAAAAGCATATTCCAAAATTAAGATTCAATTCAAAACTCTAATCTAACCTAACCAGTTAAATGTTAGTAATAGCAATTCCACACTACCAAAAACTAGGCCCCTTTGTTTTGGCTTATTTTAAAATGACTTTTATAGTGtatcatcttcttttttttaattgatttaaataacTTCTCATAAAAAGCCATTTTAAGTATGTATTTCATAAAAATGAGTACAAAATAACTTTTACTATTTTCGATTAAGTTCTGgtaataatcattttaaaaaaacacaaaataaaaaacattttcttaatCTATAACAAACGGACTCTAAATCATTTAAAACACACTAACATTACCAActaaaaattgataaacatgtccccgtgagcttagctcaattggtagggacGCATATATTATGCAGTAGCCCCCgaacactccatttattcacaCCTTTAAGTtggaatttctaaccactaggcTACTggacccaaaaaataaaattgataacaCATTATGCAAATTTAGTTTTGACAATATTAATTAATGCTACCAGACAGATAATTTGACAATGGTATTTTTATAATGATGTACTCCTTGAGGGAGAGGTTGAAAAGAAAACCTGTAGTAATCGTTGATTTCCATGAAAGCTTACTTAGAGTGAGAGCATAATCTAATTGATGAACTTGTTCCTGTGAAAAGTAATGAAAAGTGATATAAATAAATGCGCAACACAATCAATCATATAGTAAGCGGAAAGTTGAAAGAGTGAAATTGGGAAATTCATGATATGCTATGCTACCTTGTTTACGCATAAAGGAACTGTGAAGCTTGTGGAGAGTAGGCACGCCATTTTTGGAATGTACACGAATCTGCACAATGCGGGAAATGGAGTTTGCAATAGCCAAAACTTTTGGCCCGAGTGAATGTGAAGGACCCGATGCCGGATCCAATATTTATCGGGTTGACCCGTATTGTGTACTTTACTATGCTTAAattatagggttaaataagtaAATGGAACATATAGGTTTctagaattttgtttttagtttctaaaaaaaaaattccgtaTTTTTTGGTCTGTAAATTTTTCTATCACAACTTTAGGTCtctatttttaatcaaacttttGTATACTTTCagatttttaaatgattttttgtatttataatattataagaacaacTTCGAtaaatatttagaattttttatcaTAAGAAGAATTATTTGTGAATTTTTATGTACAAAAAATtcttatttaattcatctcttgttaaaagaaaattaacttttacaagagagattcatataatgtactaaactgTCTAAACATGAccgcaaaaaatattaaaaatttgaatGATATGCACGAATTGAATAAAAAGTAGGGACCAAAAATCATGACTGAAAATATTTTAAGGACCAAAAAATGCGAAAAATATCTTtaggaactaaaaacaaaattttgaaaaactatggaatcatttatttatttaaccctAAATTATATTGCCCTtaccttataataatatatactcCTCTACCCTCTTATCCAAATGTCGTTCCAAATGTATTAGAGAAAATTATATTCTCATCccttaaaataaacttaaatttcaTTCATCTTTCCTCTTATATTAAAACCTACATTTTTCTCCtttaataaaactttattttaatataattaaacttttaatgtatatattttcattatcattttttatcacATTATTAACATATAATGTTAAATTTATAGATTAGGAAAATAAAAcacttagtaaaaaaaatacaaatttcagataaattattaaagtcGATCAAAAAACtagttatattaaattttatattctaaaataataaaattaataataaaattttcaaaagaaattaatttgttaaatgaTGGCTTAAAG from Trifolium pratense cultivar HEN17-A07 linkage group LG1, ARS_RC_1.1, whole genome shotgun sequence includes these protein-coding regions:
- the LOC123897023 gene encoding uncharacterized protein LOC123897023 — encoded protein: MACLLSTSFTVPLCVNKEQVHQLDYALTLSKLSWKSTITTAQNIIGSCSCSSNKHILFIEGRRSCQHCFMSLARLLHDTYSYKWNVNYFTKVVISGYWVGPDVDDGWGFVEAVIDQIT